A window from Mycolicibacterium tokaiense encodes these proteins:
- a CDS encoding VOC family protein yields the protein MPLPGLVGTDHIGFTVPDLEKAHDFFVRILGCTHVYTLGPYAHDDDWMQEHLGVHPRTVMRELRFYRCGTGANFEVFEYEPADGQAPQPRNSDIGGHHLAFYVHDMDAAVAYLRSEGIEVMGEPTASRNASEGQHWVYFRSPWGMQFELVSFPNGKAYEADAQVLLWNPNHPAD from the coding sequence ATGCCGCTCCCCGGCCTCGTCGGCACCGACCACATCGGCTTCACGGTCCCCGACCTGGAGAAGGCGCACGACTTCTTCGTGCGGATCCTGGGCTGCACCCACGTCTACACACTGGGTCCCTATGCGCACGACGACGATTGGATGCAGGAGCACCTCGGCGTGCACCCCCGCACGGTGATGCGTGAACTGCGCTTCTACCGGTGCGGCACCGGCGCCAACTTCGAGGTGTTCGAATACGAGCCCGCCGACGGCCAGGCCCCCCAACCCCGCAACAGCGACATCGGCGGCCACCATCTCGCCTTCTACGTCCACGACATGGATGCCGCCGTGGCCTACCTGCGGTCCGAAGGCATCGAGGTGATGGGCGAGCCGACCGCCAGCCGCAACGCCAGCGAGGGACAGCACTGGGTCTACTTCCGCAGCCCCTGGGGCATGCAGTTCGAACTCGTGAGCTTCCCGAACGGCAAAGCGTACGAGGCAGACGCGCAAGTGCTGCTGTGGAATCCGAATCATCCGGCAGACTGA
- a CDS encoding carboxymuconolactone decarboxylase family protein: MPRISYVDPDSITDPELAGYIADSRRFGTPRVESQAIRAHVPAVLRSFNQSWQTVFREGVLDHSIKELARVFVAKSLDCGYCAGQRSHLAAGLTEREFDDVIEFRDSEKFSPREKAALLLAEAIAWDPGMADDTVWEALHANFTEPEIVELGYFIGLTMGQQKFLKTLGIKHGDLDSSGVAGLAPEVAATFTS, encoded by the coding sequence ATGCCGCGCATCAGTTACGTGGATCCGGACTCGATCACCGACCCCGAGCTCGCCGGCTACATCGCCGATTCCCGCCGCTTCGGCACGCCCCGGGTGGAGAGCCAGGCCATCCGCGCCCACGTGCCCGCCGTGCTGCGGTCGTTCAATCAGTCCTGGCAGACGGTGTTCCGGGAAGGTGTCCTGGACCATTCGATCAAGGAGCTCGCGCGGGTGTTCGTGGCCAAGTCACTGGACTGCGGCTACTGCGCCGGCCAACGGTCACACCTGGCCGCCGGGCTGACCGAACGCGAATTCGACGACGTGATCGAGTTCCGCGACTCCGAGAAGTTCTCACCCCGCGAGAAGGCCGCCCTGCTGCTGGCCGAAGCCATCGCCTGGGATCCGGGGATGGCCGATGACACGGTCTGGGAGGCGCTGCATGCCAATTTCACCGAGCCCGAGATCGTCGAGTTGGGTTACTTCATCGGCCTGACCATGGGCCAGCAGAAGTTCCTCAAGACGCTGGGTATCAAGCACGGGGATCTCGACAGCAGCGGCGTGGCCGGGCTCGCGCCGGAAGTGGCCGCGACGTTCACGAGCTGA
- a CDS encoding alpha-ketoacid dehydrogenase subunit alpha/beta — protein MPTETRLETGSPWIELATTAEDWKAADPALLATMLAELHLIRAFEETVLELAGEGLVHGPAHSSIGQEGGAVGSIVGLRSADAVNGSHRGHHQFLAKALTHVSGGVIDPAAAVTPKIQRVLQQTLAEILGLAQGYCRGRGGSMHLQWFEAGALGTNAIVGGGVPMGAGNAWAQKHSGTTDLTISYFGDGSSQIGSVLESMNLAAAWKLPFCFFIENNLYAVSTRVDEITADPRLSVRGQGFGIPGWRVDGMDPLAVYLATEKAAERMRNGEGPAVIEAEVYRFFHQNGPYPGSAFGYRDKAEEASWRARDPLEKTASEMIALGLIDEAGVAELRRQAQQAMTDAVAQLLEADPETEGKRRIRPELWPDPGFVNVGVRGDASELDSLEVLEPTNYKGPWRKTKFVEAVSGVMDRRMATDERIVIFGEDVHRLGGGTNGATKGLAKYGDNRLVGTPISENAFTGLGGGLALDGRFRPVVEFMYPDFMWVAADQVFNQIGKARHMFGGDNPVPFVLRTKVAMGSGYGSQHLMDPAGIFATSPGWRIVAPSCAADYVGLMNAALALQDPVLVIEHIDLYAKADEVPDVELDYIIAPGTAAVRRTGNDVTVISYLSMVAHCAEAIEQTGMDAELIDLRWLDRASIDWDTIEASVKKTNAVLIVEQGARGSSYGGWLADEIQRRLFDWLDQPVERVSGGEASPSISRVLERAAIARTEEVVAGLKKIRIGMGDH, from the coding sequence ATGCCAACCGAAACCCGCCTGGAAACCGGCTCGCCCTGGATCGAACTGGCGACCACCGCCGAGGACTGGAAAGCCGCTGACCCGGCACTGCTGGCCACCATGCTGGCCGAGCTGCACCTGATCCGGGCCTTCGAGGAGACGGTGCTGGAGCTGGCGGGCGAGGGGCTGGTGCACGGCCCGGCGCACTCCAGCATCGGGCAGGAGGGCGGTGCGGTGGGATCCATCGTCGGCCTGCGCTCCGCCGACGCGGTCAACGGCTCGCACCGCGGCCACCACCAGTTCCTGGCCAAGGCCCTGACGCATGTCTCCGGCGGGGTGATCGATCCCGCCGCGGCCGTCACCCCGAAGATCCAGCGCGTGCTGCAGCAGACGCTCGCCGAGATCCTGGGCCTGGCGCAGGGGTATTGCCGGGGCCGCGGCGGCTCGATGCACCTGCAGTGGTTCGAAGCCGGCGCCCTGGGCACCAACGCCATCGTCGGCGGCGGCGTACCCATGGGTGCGGGCAACGCCTGGGCGCAGAAGCACAGTGGCACAACGGACCTGACCATCAGCTACTTCGGGGACGGCTCCAGCCAGATCGGCTCGGTGCTGGAATCGATGAACCTGGCCGCGGCCTGGAAGCTGCCGTTCTGCTTCTTCATCGAGAACAACCTCTACGCGGTGTCCACCCGCGTCGACGAGATCACCGCCGATCCAAGGCTTTCGGTGCGCGGGCAGGGCTTTGGCATCCCGGGTTGGCGGGTGGACGGCATGGATCCGCTGGCGGTGTACCTGGCCACCGAAAAGGCTGCCGAGCGGATGCGCAACGGCGAGGGTCCCGCCGTCATCGAGGCCGAGGTGTACCGGTTCTTCCACCAGAACGGCCCTTACCCGGGTAGCGCGTTCGGCTACCGCGACAAGGCGGAGGAGGCGTCCTGGCGCGCCCGTGACCCGCTGGAGAAGACCGCTTCCGAGATGATCGCACTGGGGCTGATCGACGAGGCCGGCGTGGCCGAGCTGCGCCGCCAGGCCCAGCAGGCGATGACGGACGCGGTGGCCCAGCTTCTCGAAGCCGACCCCGAGACCGAGGGCAAGCGCCGCATCCGCCCCGAACTGTGGCCCGATCCCGGCTTCGTCAACGTCGGCGTCCGCGGCGATGCCAGCGAGCTGGATTCCCTCGAGGTCCTGGAGCCCACCAACTACAAAGGGCCCTGGCGTAAAACCAAATTCGTGGAGGCAGTCTCCGGTGTGATGGATCGCCGGATGGCCACCGATGAGCGCATCGTCATCTTCGGCGAGGACGTGCACCGCCTCGGCGGCGGTACCAACGGCGCCACCAAGGGACTGGCCAAGTACGGCGACAACCGCCTGGTGGGCACCCCCATCAGCGAGAACGCCTTCACCGGTCTGGGGGGCGGTCTGGCACTCGACGGCCGGTTCCGGCCGGTGGTGGAGTTCATGTACCCCGACTTCATGTGGGTGGCCGCCGACCAGGTGTTCAACCAGATCGGCAAGGCACGGCACATGTTCGGCGGCGACAACCCGGTGCCGTTCGTGCTGCGCACCAAGGTGGCGATGGGCTCCGGCTACGGGTCGCAGCACCTGATGGATCCGGCCGGCATCTTCGCCACCAGTCCCGGCTGGCGCATCGTCGCCCCGTCCTGCGCCGCGGACTACGTGGGTCTGATGAATGCCGCTCTGGCGCTGCAGGATCCGGTGCTGGTGATCGAGCACATCGATCTCTACGCCAAGGCCGACGAGGTGCCTGACGTGGAGCTGGACTACATCATCGCGCCCGGCACCGCGGCCGTGCGCCGTACGGGCAACGACGTCACCGTGATCAGCTACCTGTCGATGGTGGCGCACTGCGCCGAAGCCATCGAGCAGACCGGCATGGACGCCGAACTGATCGATCTGCGCTGGCTGGACCGCGCCTCCATCGACTGGGACACCATCGAGGCCAGCGTCAAGAAGACCAACGCAGTGCTGATCGTCGAGCAGGGCGCCCGCGGCAGCTCCTACGGGGGATGGCTGGCCGACGAGATCCAGCGCCGTCTGTTCGACTGGCTGGACCAGCCGGTGGAGCGGGTCTCTGGAGGCGAGGCGTCGCCGTCCATCTCCCGGGTGTTGGAGCGTGCGGCCATCGCCCGCACCGAGGAAGTGGTGGCCGGCCTGAAGAAGATCCGTATCGGGATGGGTGATCACTGA
- a CDS encoding thiolase family protein, with protein sequence MNEVVIVAAARTAIGRGHPVKGMFRDASPHELLATAYHGVLDQCGITGSDVDEVLAGCVQQIGPQGTNIARNAWLHAGLDVSVPASTVDTQCGASQQAVNLAAALIGSGARDVVLAAGVEHMGLVPFASGVRIQQEYGDAVTPAMTNQHGLVPSQNLIGQGPAAERIATQWGISRAELDAWALRSHQLADAATSRGDFEREIVGSERTDQGIRPGTTLDTLAALEPPFVENGRLTAGTSSQVSDGAAAVLLMSRARAAKLGITPRARVIDHLVLGADPRMMLTAPIPLTHRLLQRNTLSIADIDVTEINEAFASVVLAWLADIGADQATVNPRGGAIALGHPLGASGARLITTLIHELEDLDAELGFVTMCCAGGLATGTLLQRI encoded by the coding sequence GTGAACGAAGTCGTGATCGTGGCGGCTGCCCGCACGGCGATCGGGCGCGGGCACCCGGTCAAGGGAATGTTCCGGGACGCGTCCCCCCACGAGCTGCTGGCCACTGCGTATCACGGTGTGCTGGACCAGTGTGGGATCACCGGCTCAGACGTCGACGAGGTCCTCGCCGGGTGTGTCCAGCAGATCGGGCCACAAGGCACGAACATCGCCCGTAACGCGTGGTTACATGCGGGACTGGACGTTTCGGTACCGGCCAGCACCGTCGACACCCAGTGCGGCGCTTCGCAGCAGGCGGTCAATCTGGCCGCGGCGCTGATCGGATCCGGCGCCCGGGACGTGGTTCTCGCCGCCGGCGTCGAGCACATGGGGCTGGTGCCCTTCGCCTCCGGTGTCCGGATCCAGCAGGAGTACGGCGACGCCGTGACCCCGGCGATGACGAACCAGCACGGCCTGGTTCCCTCCCAGAATCTGATCGGGCAGGGCCCCGCCGCCGAACGCATCGCGACGCAGTGGGGGATCTCCCGGGCCGAGCTGGACGCCTGGGCGCTGCGTTCACACCAGCTCGCCGACGCGGCCACCAGCAGAGGCGATTTCGAACGAGAGATCGTGGGAAGCGAGCGAACCGATCAGGGTATCCGCCCGGGTACCACGCTGGACACCCTGGCGGCGCTGGAACCACCCTTCGTGGAGAACGGTCGGCTGACGGCGGGCACGTCGTCACAGGTCTCCGACGGCGCCGCGGCGGTCCTGCTGATGTCGCGCGCCAGGGCGGCGAAGCTCGGCATCACGCCGCGCGCCAGGGTCATCGACCATCTGGTGCTCGGTGCGGATCCCCGGATGATGTTGACCGCTCCGATCCCGCTGACCCACAGGCTGTTACAACGCAACACGCTCAGCATCGCAGACATCGACGTCACCGAGATCAACGAAGCCTTTGCGTCGGTGGTGCTGGCCTGGCTGGCCGACATCGGAGCCGACCAAGCCACCGTCAACCCGCGCGGCGGCGCCATTGCGCTCGGTCACCCACTGGGGGCTTCCGGTGCCCGATTGATCACCACCCTGATCCATGAACTCGAAGACCTCGACGCCGAGCTCGGGTTTGTCACCATGTGCTGCGCCGGCGGACTGGCCACCGGAACGCTGCTGCAGCGAATCTGA
- a CDS encoding oxidoreductase: MTTLFVTGVSSGLGRAFATEALAAGHTVVGTVRSRADADAFEALQAGRAHARLLDVTDDAAVVETVADIERTVGPIDVVIANAGYGVEGIFEETPLSELRAQFATNVFGVAATLQAVLPYLRSRRRGHLMAVTSMGGLMAVPGMSAYCASKFAVEGLLESIAQEVAGLGIHVTAIEPGSFRTDWAGRSMTRAQRSITDYDALFDPIRQARITASGNQLGNPRKAGQAVLAILDEAAPPRHLVLGSDALRLVRTARAAVDRDIDQWENLSRSTDFADGAQLSS; the protein is encoded by the coding sequence ATGACCACTCTGTTCGTCACGGGCGTCAGCAGCGGCCTGGGCCGCGCCTTCGCCACCGAAGCCCTCGCTGCCGGACACACCGTCGTCGGGACCGTCCGCAGCCGCGCTGACGCCGACGCCTTCGAGGCCCTTCAGGCGGGCCGAGCCCACGCGCGCCTGCTCGATGTCACCGACGACGCCGCCGTGGTCGAGACGGTTGCCGACATCGAGCGCACCGTAGGGCCGATCGACGTCGTGATCGCCAATGCCGGCTACGGCGTGGAGGGCATCTTCGAGGAGACTCCGCTCTCGGAGTTGCGGGCGCAGTTCGCCACCAACGTCTTCGGAGTTGCCGCGACGCTGCAGGCCGTGCTGCCCTACCTGCGGTCGCGGCGCCGCGGCCATCTGATGGCCGTGACGTCGATGGGTGGGCTGATGGCGGTGCCCGGCATGTCGGCCTACTGTGCCAGCAAGTTCGCCGTCGAGGGACTGCTGGAGAGCATCGCCCAGGAGGTTGCGGGGCTGGGAATCCACGTCACCGCCATCGAACCCGGGTCGTTCCGTACTGACTGGGCGGGCCGTTCGATGACGCGCGCGCAGCGGTCCATCACGGACTACGACGCCCTCTTCGACCCGATCCGACAGGCCCGCATCACCGCCAGCGGAAACCAGCTGGGTAACCCCCGCAAGGCCGGCCAGGCCGTACTGGCGATTCTCGACGAGGCAGCGCCGCCGCGGCATCTGGTGTTGGGCTCCGATGCGCTGCGGCTGGTGCGCACCGCCCGGGCGGCCGTCGACCGCGACATCGACCAGTGGGAAAATCTCTCCCGCAGCACCGATTTCGCCGACGGCGCGCAGCTCAGCTCGTGA
- a CDS encoding enoyl-CoA hydratase/isomerase family protein, with amino-acid sequence MSGGQNLMVGHAQGLTTVTLDRPRALNALTIDMVAGIRAVVDASSAPVLIRSAHPVAFCAGGDIRAIREYAMRGDREAIREFFATEYAMNHVVAQAPQVGSVVDGICLGGGLGIAAHSRVHVVTERASLAMPESAIGFFHDVGASYLLAAAPGQVGLYLAMTGARIGPADAIYAGLATHLIASADVAEFGARLRTEGVTAALESAALPVDVADCALLAHRDDIDRCFSAESVPAVLERVAATDNDWGVTTSALLRAASPQSLATAFALVRRARTSTLADCLDRDLAVALAMVHTDDFIEGVGAKLVDRNRAPVWTSRHDSVDPAMAEVLL; translated from the coding sequence GTGAGCGGGGGACAGAACCTCATGGTCGGGCATGCCCAGGGACTGACCACCGTGACACTCGATCGGCCCCGGGCGCTCAACGCGCTCACCATAGACATGGTTGCCGGCATCAGGGCTGTGGTCGATGCGTCGAGTGCACCGGTGCTCATCCGCAGCGCACATCCCGTCGCGTTCTGCGCCGGCGGAGACATCCGGGCTATCCGTGAGTACGCCATGAGAGGTGACCGGGAAGCCATCCGGGAATTCTTCGCCACCGAGTATGCGATGAATCATGTTGTTGCACAGGCTCCGCAGGTGGGCTCGGTGGTCGACGGCATCTGCTTGGGCGGCGGCCTCGGTATCGCTGCCCACAGCCGGGTACACGTCGTCACGGAGCGGGCATCGCTGGCGATGCCAGAAAGTGCCATCGGCTTCTTTCACGATGTCGGCGCCAGCTATCTCCTGGCCGCCGCGCCGGGTCAGGTGGGCCTCTATCTCGCGATGACCGGCGCACGGATCGGGCCGGCAGACGCCATCTACGCCGGTCTGGCCACTCACCTGATCGCCTCCGCCGACGTGGCGGAGTTCGGTGCGCGGCTGCGGACGGAAGGCGTCACCGCGGCGCTGGAAAGTGCGGCGCTGCCGGTCGATGTCGCGGACTGTGCGTTGCTCGCCCACCGGGACGACATAGACCGGTGTTTCTCGGCGGAGTCCGTGCCCGCAGTCCTCGAGCGGGTCGCGGCCACCGACAACGACTGGGGTGTAACGACGTCAGCCCTCTTACGTGCGGCATCACCGCAGAGTTTGGCCACCGCGTTCGCCCTGGTGCGCCGGGCGCGCACCAGCACGCTGGCCGACTGCCTGGATCGTGATCTTGCCGTCGCGCTGGCCATGGTCCACACCGACGACTTCATCGAAGGCGTGGGGGCAAAGCTGGTGGACCGCAACCGCGCCCCGGTGTGGACATCGCGCCATGACAGCGTTGACCCTGCGATGGCTGAGGTGCTGTTGTGA
- a CDS encoding dihydrolipoamide acetyltransferase family protein yields MATVVRMPEVLANTSEAIIQTWLVSVGQEINVGDPIAEIETEKAVVEYAAEVAGVLAQLIAEPGVTIAVGEPIAVVGAPGETVEANIDTHTDTEAPRDPESAAPILEAPAPEPVQAAAADQGAPATNGRRLFATPLVRKIAKEKGIDLHSVTGTGPGGRIVRRDLEKLPAATPAATPTPVAAPRADESVTAQVGFTDIPLTGMRKAIARRLTESKTTVPHFYVTADCRVDALLELRKTVNAAGPVKVSVNDFVIKAVAGAMIEVPEANSIWNGDSIRRFDSADIAVAVAVDGGLLTPVIRGVDRLPISGISAQVADLAGRAREGKIKQQELKGGSFSVSNLGMYGVGEFSAILNPPHSGILAVGGAMQKPVVTDGELAVATVMTVTLSADHRVIDGAVAAQWMAAFVRRIENPVTILI; encoded by the coding sequence ATGGCCACCGTCGTCCGTATGCCCGAGGTGCTGGCCAACACCAGCGAGGCAATCATCCAGACGTGGCTGGTGAGCGTCGGGCAGGAAATCAACGTCGGTGACCCGATCGCCGAGATCGAAACCGAGAAGGCCGTGGTCGAGTACGCCGCCGAGGTCGCAGGCGTGTTGGCCCAACTGATCGCCGAACCCGGCGTCACCATCGCCGTCGGTGAGCCGATCGCTGTGGTCGGCGCCCCCGGGGAGACGGTCGAGGCCAACATCGACACCCACACCGACACCGAAGCGCCCCGGGACCCGGAGTCCGCCGCGCCGATTCTGGAGGCTCCCGCGCCGGAACCGGTGCAGGCAGCGGCCGCAGACCAAGGGGCGCCGGCGACCAACGGCCGACGGTTGTTCGCCACCCCGTTGGTACGCAAGATCGCCAAGGAGAAGGGCATCGACCTGCACTCCGTCACCGGGACCGGACCGGGCGGTCGCATCGTGCGCCGGGATCTCGAGAAGCTCCCGGCTGCCACACCCGCAGCGACGCCGACCCCGGTTGCGGCGCCGCGGGCCGACGAGTCCGTGACTGCGCAGGTCGGGTTCACCGACATCCCGCTGACCGGCATGCGCAAGGCCATCGCGCGACGGCTCACCGAGAGCAAGACCACGGTGCCGCACTTCTACGTCACGGCGGACTGCCGGGTGGACGCGCTGCTGGAGCTGCGCAAGACCGTCAATGCCGCAGGCCCGGTGAAGGTGTCGGTGAACGACTTCGTGATCAAGGCCGTGGCCGGTGCGATGATCGAAGTCCCCGAGGCCAATTCGATCTGGAACGGGGATTCGATCCGGCGCTTCGACAGCGCTGACATCGCCGTGGCCGTCGCGGTGGACGGCGGACTGCTCACCCCGGTGATCCGCGGGGTGGATCGCCTGCCGATCTCAGGTATCTCGGCGCAGGTCGCCGATCTGGCCGGGCGCGCGCGTGAAGGCAAGATCAAGCAGCAGGAGCTCAAGGGCGGCAGCTTCTCGGTGTCGAACCTCGGCATGTACGGCGTCGGCGAGTTCTCGGCGATCCTCAACCCGCCGCACTCCGGCATCCTGGCCGTCGGCGGTGCCATGCAGAAGCCGGTGGTGACCGACGGTGAGCTCGCCGTCGCGACGGTCATGACCGTCACGCTGTCTGCCGATCACCGGGTGATCGACGGGGCGGTGGCCGCGCAGTGGATGGCCGCGTTCGTCCGGCGAATCGAAAATCCGGTGACGATCCTGATCTGA
- a CDS encoding GntR family transcriptional regulator, which translates to MTQPLIRDGITGARVADELRQAILRGVYPPGTRLRQVELADEYGASRVPVREALRILEADGLVTSVANAGSWIAQLSLDECVELYQVRERIEPLLLRYSLANLSEFQITRLAELADQMRATRDVEQFLELDRQFHLGSYAGADTTFLGPTVERLWNTTQHYRRAFTRLLDDDSNRIVHDEHHMLVAALRERDHDEAERVLLGHIRRTRRQLARHPEVFE; encoded by the coding sequence ATGACACAACCCTTGATCCGCGACGGCATCACCGGTGCCCGGGTGGCCGACGAACTCCGTCAGGCCATCCTGCGCGGGGTGTATCCACCGGGCACCCGGCTGCGTCAGGTGGAACTGGCCGACGAGTACGGCGCCAGCCGCGTCCCGGTGCGGGAGGCCCTGCGCATTCTGGAAGCCGACGGCCTGGTCACCTCGGTGGCCAACGCCGGCTCGTGGATCGCCCAGCTGAGCCTCGACGAATGTGTCGAGCTGTACCAGGTCCGCGAACGCATCGAGCCGCTGCTGCTGCGTTACAGCTTGGCGAACCTCTCGGAGTTCCAGATCACGCGGCTGGCCGAGCTGGCCGATCAGATGCGCGCCACCCGGGATGTCGAACAGTTCCTCGAGCTGGACCGGCAGTTCCACCTCGGCAGCTACGCCGGTGCGGACACCACGTTCCTCGGCCCGACGGTGGAGCGGCTGTGGAACACCACCCAGCACTACCGCCGCGCCTTCACGCGGCTGCTCGACGACGACAGCAACCGCATCGTGCACGACGAGCACCACATGTTGGTCGCAGCCCTGCGCGAGCGCGACCACGACGAGGCCGAGCGGGTGTTACTCGGCCACATCCGCCGTACCCGCCGCCAATTGGCCCGGCACCCAGAAGTTTTCGAATAG
- a CDS encoding NADP-dependent succinic semialdehyde dehydrogenase, with product MAIETINPANGETVETFEAHSADEVQQRIAAAHDAFHQLKSTTYAQRAAWMHATAEILEADVDKTAEMITLEMGKPIAQSRAEVLKCAKNMHFYADNAESFLGAEALDDPSSVNAASAGTVWQPLGVVLAVMPWNYPLWQVIRFAAPALMAGNTGLLKHASNVPLSALYLDELFERGGFPTGSFRTLLIGSREVAAVIEDPRVKAVTLTGSEPAGRSVAATAGQVIKKAVLELGGSDPFIVMPSADIEAAAATAVKARVSNNGQSCIAGKRFIVHTDVYDQFVDAFVAKMNALTVGDPMDESTDVGPLATESGRTDVADLVDDAVAKGAEVLAGGGAPDRPGWYYNPTVLAGLTDDMRIVMEETFGPVASVYRVADRDEAVRVANQTTFGLSSAVWSNDADEQDWFVGALDAGAVFLNGMTVSYPELPFGGIKDSGYGRELAAAGIREFCNLKTVWKA from the coding sequence ATGGCAATCGAGACCATCAACCCCGCCAACGGTGAGACCGTCGAGACCTTCGAGGCGCATTCCGCCGACGAAGTGCAGCAGCGCATCGCCGCCGCCCACGACGCCTTCCACCAGCTGAAGAGCACCACCTACGCCCAGCGCGCCGCCTGGATGCACGCGACGGCGGAGATCCTGGAGGCCGACGTCGACAAGACCGCCGAGATGATCACCCTGGAGATGGGCAAGCCGATCGCCCAGTCCCGGGCCGAGGTGCTCAAATGTGCCAAGAACATGCACTTCTACGCCGACAACGCCGAGTCATTCCTGGGCGCCGAGGCACTCGACGATCCGTCGTCGGTGAACGCCGCCTCGGCGGGCACGGTGTGGCAGCCGCTGGGCGTGGTGCTGGCGGTGATGCCGTGGAACTACCCGCTGTGGCAGGTGATCCGGTTCGCCGCCCCCGCGCTGATGGCCGGCAACACCGGACTGCTCAAGCACGCCTCCAACGTTCCGCTGAGCGCGCTGTACCTCGACGAGCTGTTCGAGCGGGGCGGATTCCCGACCGGCTCGTTCCGCACCCTGCTGATCGGCTCGCGTGAGGTGGCCGCGGTGATCGAGGACCCCCGGGTCAAGGCCGTCACCCTCACCGGGTCCGAGCCGGCGGGTCGCTCGGTGGCGGCCACCGCCGGTCAGGTCATCAAGAAGGCAGTGCTGGAGCTCGGCGGCTCCGATCCGTTCATCGTCATGCCCAGCGCCGACATCGAGGCGGCCGCCGCCACCGCGGTGAAGGCCCGGGTCTCCAACAACGGTCAATCCTGTATCGCCGGAAAGCGATTCATCGTGCACACCGACGTCTACGACCAATTCGTCGACGCGTTCGTCGCGAAGATGAACGCGCTGACCGTCGGGGACCCGATGGACGAGTCCACCGACGTGGGCCCGCTGGCCACCGAATCCGGCCGAACCGATGTCGCCGACCTGGTCGACGACGCGGTGGCCAAGGGCGCCGAGGTGCTCGCCGGCGGCGGGGCGCCGGATCGGCCCGGCTGGTACTACAACCCCACGGTGTTGGCCGGTCTCACCGATGACATGCGCATCGTCATGGAGGAGACCTTCGGTCCGGTGGCCTCGGTGTACCGGGTCGCCGACCGCGACGAGGCGGTGCGGGTGGCCAACCAGACCACCTTCGGGCTCAGCTCGGCGGTGTGGAGCAACGACGCCGACGAGCAGGACTGGTTCGTCGGCGCCCTGGATGCCGGCGCGGTGTTCCTCAACGGCATGACGGTCTCCTACCCCGAGCTGCCGTTCGGCGGCATCAAGGACTCCGGCTACGGCCGCGAGCTGGCCGCCGCAGGCATCCGCGAGTTCTGCAACCTCAAGACCGTCTGGAAGGCCTGA
- a CDS encoding LacI family DNA-binding transcriptional regulator has translation MPKPTIQDVARAAGVHPATVSRALNPALVGRVTPATTRRVEEAAARLGYVPDEFGRTLRTRRSRMIGVVVPDLGNPVFPPIVRGIEDTLRTAGYAALIANTDDSADREEELLRTLTARRCDGFIIASSRRDDRAVVDLVNTNTPVVLVNRLLDVDAAAVSGDDAAGMVAAVDHLVALGHTAIAHVAGPVSLSMTGVRRTAFETAIEAAGLAVDPELIEHAQRYAADEGKAAFSALLDRRIPTAVIAGNDMIAVGCYAALRERGIPCPAEVSVIGFNNMPLSDFLDPALTTVAIPQYDIGARAAQLVLDLIADQPRSHVLVPVALLVRGSTGPPPVRPSRRS, from the coding sequence ATGCCGAAGCCGACCATCCAGGATGTCGCCCGCGCTGCCGGCGTCCACCCGGCAACGGTGTCGCGGGCACTCAATCCCGCACTGGTCGGCCGGGTTACCCCGGCAACCACCCGCCGGGTGGAGGAGGCCGCCGCCCGCCTCGGATACGTGCCCGACGAGTTCGGCCGGACCCTGCGCACCCGCCGGTCCCGCATGATCGGCGTCGTGGTGCCCGACCTCGGCAACCCGGTGTTCCCGCCGATTGTGCGCGGCATCGAGGACACGTTGCGCACGGCCGGCTATGCGGCCCTGATCGCGAACACCGACGACAGTGCCGACCGGGAGGAAGAGCTGCTGCGTACTCTGACCGCCCGGCGCTGCGACGGTTTCATCATCGCCTCCTCGCGCCGCGACGACCGGGCGGTCGTCGACCTCGTCAACACGAATACGCCTGTGGTGCTGGTCAATCGTCTGCTGGACGTGGATGCGGCCGCGGTCTCCGGCGACGACGCAGCGGGCATGGTGGCCGCCGTGGATCATCTGGTGGCACTCGGTCACACTGCAATCGCCCATGTGGCCGGTCCGGTGAGTCTGTCGATGACGGGGGTGCGAAGAACTGCTTTCGAGACGGCAATCGAGGCCGCAGGCCTGGCGGTGGACCCGGAACTCATCGAGCATGCGCAGCGCTACGCCGCAGACGAAGGCAAAGCGGCCTTCTCTGCTCTGCTGGACAGACGGATTCCCACCGCGGTGATCGCCGGCAACGACATGATCGCGGTCGGTTGCTACGCGGCGCTACGCGAGCGGGGGATCCCCTGTCCGGCAGAGGTTTCAGTGATCGGCTTCAACAACATGCCGCTGTCGGATTTCCTGGACCCCGCGCTGACCACCGTGGCGATCCCGCAGTACGACATCGGCGCGCGGGCAGCGCAACTGGTCCTCGACCTGATCGCCGACCAGCCGCGCAGCCACGTTCTGGTGCCCGTCGCGCTCCTGGTGCGCGGCTCCACAGGCCCGCCGCCGGTCAGGCCTTCCAGACGGTCTTGA